In Oryza brachyantha chromosome 2, ObraRS2, whole genome shotgun sequence, a single window of DNA contains:
- the LOC102716841 gene encoding uncharacterized protein LOC102716841, whose protein sequence is MFDSLLNSKFYNKCKHAIKCTRTRLDLVRRKKQAMVRFMKKDVADLLGNGLDSHAFGRMEALIVEMNQASCYDMIEQYCEYLVKQLNNLQKQSECPQEALEAVSTLIFATARFPDLPELCDLRHVFTERYGNSIEPFVSSEFVQKLQNKSFTNEEKLQVMQSIAEEFSVPFNAKALERKISGVPQNRHDYQNKSYFKRVEVEASARDELKVDRHHERKSRVTPEVYEKKQEMIKPKDIHVIPDAVGQLGEKSRKNRSDIPYDVPPSDLKLINDQKELKKENKKHNHHLRELMDPDKLVPPYREPKEAEKKDAAEKSDGKGYHVHRSRMAGGVDHNWGHADLGLKTLGLEKQGTEPASSLNGKTLNKAPPYSKPYKTIDKKSAEENNDNLYNGRQHISEYGQSVQDRQKMPEKAINMLPPYVKSAPTNQAANGYKHAGIAEIGHQRDGLADDDTILPVSVRRKSGKPPTYGDRYDDEAKMANQTSGGQRRHSSRRHGSDDDYDLRGGYMQPQYDDDTVNNARHFKQTSERRKHRSKQSGSASGNDYESEEDETDTAIDFGNLLPRVPSSHRKHRSRSAHPRSRGRDDEERVMDKLLMHYSKKGIDREEHRARTKSRTPRPRADQPSDGVGERSNREGAPLHPPERTVSLPSESGNLGAKPKVPARSISMQSEKSRGNVHPSMPDFDELAARISALRKE, encoded by the exons ATGTTCGACAGCCTGCTCAACTCCAAGTTCTACAACAAATG CAAGCACGCAATCAAGTGCACCAGGACCCGGCTGGATCTGGTGCGGCGGAAGAAGCAAGCGATGGTCAGGTTCATGAAGAAGGACGTCGCCGACCTCCTGGGCAATGGCCTTGACTCGCACGCCTTTGGACGG ATGGAAGCACTGATTGTTGAGATGAACCAAGCATCCTGCTATGATATGATCGAGCAGTACTGTGAGTACTTGGTGAAGCAGCTCAACAACCTGCAGAAGCAGAG TGAATGCCCTCAGGAAGCCTTGGAAGCGGTGTCAACTCTAATTTTTGCCACTGCTAGATTTCCTGATTTGCCTGAACTGTGTGACCTCAGACATGTGTTCACGGAGAGATATGGGAATTCCATTGAGCCTTTTGTTAGCTCTGAG TTTGTTCAGAAGCTTCAGAACAAGTCATTTACTAATGAAGAAAAGCTGCAAGTGATGCAAAGCATAGCTGAAGAATTCTCAGTCCCATTTAATGCCAAGGCATTGGAACGAAAGATATCTGGTGTACCTCAAAATagacat gATTATCAAAACAAGAGTTATTTTAAACGTGTAGAAGTTGAAGCATCAGCACGTGATGAGCTGAAGGTGGATAGACATCATGAAAGAAAATCGAGAGTGACACCTGAAGTCTATGAAAAGAAGCAGGAAATGATAAAGCCTAAAGATATTCATGTCATCCCTGATGCCGTTGGTCAGCTTGGTGAGAAAAGCAGGAAGAACCGCTCAGATATACCTTATGATGTGCCTCCTTCGGACTTGAAGCTAATTAATGATCAGAAGGagttaaagaaagaaaataaaaagcaTAATCATCATCTGAGGGAACTGATGGATCCAGACAAGTTAGTTCCTCCATACAGAGAACCCAAGGAAGCTGAGAAGAAAGATGCTGCTGAAAAGTCTGATGGGAAAGGCTACCATGTCCATCGATCACGCATGGCTGGTGGCGTTGATCACAACTGGGGACATGCCGACTTGGGGCTTAAAACTCTGGGCCTAGAGAAACAAGGAACTGAGCCAGCTAGTTCCTTGAATGGCAAAACACTTAACAAGGCTCCTCCCTATTCTAAGCCCTACAAAACAATAGATAAGAAGTCTGCTGaagaaaataatgataattTGTACAACGGACGACAACATATTTCAGAGTATGGGCAGTCTGTGCAAGATAGGCAGAAAATGCCAGAGAAGGCAATCAATATGTTGCCACCTTATGTTAAGTCAGCCCCTACAAATCAAGCTGCTAATGGTTACAAGCATGCTGGCATTGCGGAAATCGGTCACCAGAGAGATGGACTGGCTGATGATGATACCATTCTGCCTGTTTCTGTCAGAAGGAAAAGTGGGAAACCACCTACATATGGTGATCGTTATGACGATGAGGCAAAGATGGCAAACCAAACTTCTGGTGGCCAAAGAAGACATTCAAGCAGAAGACATGGTTCAGACGATGATTATGACCTGAGAGGTGGTTATATGCAGCCCCAGTATGATGATGATACTGTCAATAATGCGAGGCACTTTAAGCAAACTAGTGAACGAAGAAAGCATAGAAGCAAGCAGAGTGGATCAGCAAGTGGTAACGACTACGAGTCGGAGGAGGATGAGACAGACACTGCAATTGATTTTGGCAATCTTTTGCCCCGAGTGCCTAGTTCTCATCGGAAACACAGGAGTAGGAGTGCTCATCCACGCAGCAGAGGCCGTGATGATGAGGAAAGGGTGATGGATAAGCTACTAATGCACTACAGTAAGAAAGGCATTGATAGGGAAGAGCATAGAGCAAGAACAAAATCAAGGACCCCTCGACCTCGAGCTGATCAACCTTCTGATGGAGTCGGGGAACGGTCTAACAGAGAAGGGGCACCACTACATCCTCCAGAAAGAACTGTTTCTCTCCCTTCAGAATCCGGCAACCTGGGTGCAAAACCTAAGGTTCCTGCTCGGTCCATTTCGATGCAGTCAGAGAAATCCAGAGGGAATGTGCACCCTAGCATGCCAGATTTCGACGAACTAGCTGCGCGCATCAGTGCTCTGAGGAAGGAATGA